Part of the Lolium rigidum isolate FL_2022 chromosome 6, APGP_CSIRO_Lrig_0.1, whole genome shotgun sequence genome, ATATGCAAAATCTAGATTGAGAAATCTCTTCCGTTCCTTTTCTACCTATATTAGGATTGGGCTTGTTTGTAAGCTACGACGAATCATTACTTTAAGTAAGAACGCATTAATGAATTATATAAATTCTATTTTTTTCTTACTAACTTGACGATTTATGTGGAGCAAATGTCTTGAGCAGGCACTAAGGCAGTTGCCTCGTGAGAAGGTTCAAGTGGCCACCAAGTGCGGTATTGCAGGATTTGACGCTAGTGGCATGTGTGTCAAGGGCAGTCCAGAATATGTGCGTGACTGCTGCGAAGCAAGCCTTAAGCGCCTTGCCGTCAACTACAttgatctatacttcctgcatcgCATTGACCAGTTAGTGCCCATAGAGGAAACTGTGTGTATCACTTGATCctggaatttttttaaaaaaattcattaaCTGCGTCTGACTTTAAAATCGGGTGAGTGTAGATGGGTGAACTGAAGAAGTTGGTTGAAGAAGGGAAAGTTAAATATGTTGGCTTGTCTGAGGCTAGTGCAGATACCATTAGGCGGGCACATGCAGTTCATCCAGTCACTGCGGTGCAGTTCGAGTGGTCGTTGTGGACGAGGGATATAGAGGAAGATATTATCCCACTGTGCAGGTTTATCCAGTTCAATCCCTATACCCTTGTTACAGCAGTATTTTTCTACCTTATTTCCAGAAAAAATCACTATACATTTTCCTGTCAAAGGTGTACTTGGAGCTTTGATTAGGTTTGTTGGGTCTTAAGAAATGCACACACATGATGCATGATTAATATCTCGTTCAACACTAAGATCACTTACAGCAACATACAAAATAAACTTCCAAAAATGTTCGGGCGAACAATATTTTTTATGTTTTGGTTAAGCATCCACACAGCTGTTCTTAGATGAATTGCTGGTTGATAACTGCCAATGTGGATATGCTACTAACTTTTAAAGTTTACCTGTAAAAAACAAAGGAGTTAACTGTTATGTCATACATGGTTGATTACAGGAAAATTACTCCATCTGGGTACATCATCAAACTCCAGTTTGCACATGGTGTGATGTTGTCTCTATAATAGTTTATTCTGCATGTTGAACTCATAACTATGAAGTTGGAAGAGAGAATATTTTTTAAAGTAATTCATTTCAGGGATATGTTTTTGCTTCATTTGGGAGTTATTGAGAACTGGGCAATAGCACAGTGGTAGGTTCGCACTGGCCATCCCTGCTTGACCACGGTTCATATCCTGTCAGGAGCAAAATTCGGGTATCTTGCCCTCATTGCCCCTCCCGTGCACTTGCAGGGCTCATATTTTGGGGTGTTGGAATTTATTAGATATGTTGACATAGAGGTCTTCCTTACTCTTCTTGCAATTCCCATTTAAGCTAGCACGTCATTATACATTTGATTCATGGCATCTTTAGGCATTCTCTCTATCATGTGAAGTATTTGCATTCAGGGAGCTTGGCATTGGAATTGTTCCATACAGCCCACTTGGCCGTGGCTTCTTTGCTGGCAGGGCAGCTGTAGAGAGCATACCATCAGAAAGTTTATTGGTAAAAAAAAGTTGTACTCGTATAATCTTCTTTCACACAGAAATGTGACATCATTTGTGTGACCATTCCATCTGCCCTTGCAGTCCAAACATCCTAGGTATACTGGAGAAAACTTGGAGAAGAATAAAGTTCTGTATACACGACTTGAGATTCTGTCCACCAAGTATGGTTGCTCAGCTGCTCAACTTGCTCTTGCTTGGGTTCTTCATCAAGGGGAAGATGTCGTCCCAATCCCTGGTAGGTTCTTTAACATTATTGATCAGTAGTCTTTCCTCTCAAATGCTCCGTATTATCAAGCTTAATATGATCTTGTACCCTTCCTATAAGAACATGGTTGTGTACCTCTGAATTGTAATTTCTAGTGTATATCTGAACCTTTCAAGCATGCAAAACATTTCTAACAATGAACCAACTGGAACACTTCTCTGAAATTGAACAACAGCACATTTCTACATAGAAGTATTTGCGGCAAAGCTGGTTTGTTGTCCTTTGCCTGTTTTTTGCACTAATTGCAGCAATCGGAGCTTAAACTACGATGCATCCTAATAGGTTTTACCTGTTCGCTAGACAGCGCAAGATATTGCATTAGCTGAATATGCAGTACAGCAGTAGTGCATAGTTCCATTTTTGTCTTGGAAGCTGATGACATCTGACTACAATGCTGAAAATGCAGAAGCATGATCATCTATTAGGAGCTAATTTCTTTTGTCATCTAAATGATGCATCTATTAGGTAGAACCAATCTAAGGCTAGCATCAACAGTATCACACACTAAAAGAGTGAGTCAACTTGAGGAATGTCATGCACAGTTAGCCAGTTTGGCCTTGCCTGTTGGCTGTCAAAATTACAGTGTCAGATACATGTCATTTGTCAGCAGGTTGAGATTGTCAATTTCAAAAAGCCTGCTCATCTAGGCAATTCGGATTTAGCATCTTGAcctccaattttttttaaatccCCTTACTTATATTTGTATGTTCAATATGAACTTTGTAGTTGTTCTTTTGGTTGCTCACACACCAAAAGATATATCTACCCACCCCTTCACATCCTTTTTACTCAAAAAAAAACAGTTTCCTCACTTATATGGAGGTAGTATGTCTACCCACCCTTCACGTCCATTTTACTCAAAAAGTTGTTTCTTCACTAATATGGAGGCTGCACTGCAATGGTTTCATTACGGCAGACTTAGCAGCTGTAGCCCACTTGAGTAAGTGGTGTGACTCGACGATCAGATTCCATGAAGCACACTTTTATttaagaatatgttcttcctACCCACCGACGGATTTCCTTTTAGAATTTTGTTCATTCTGGTAAATTAAGGTGGCAAAAATCACCACAATTCTCTCTAGCTGTAACTATGAATTGCTTTAAGCACATGGTTTCTCTAGTGGATAGCCTAGTTAATCTTGATGTCTACTTACTTTAAATACCTGTGTTCTCCATGTATGAAAGACTCTACAATTGCTCGTACATAAAAAACATGCCATCTATGCCATGTCTGTTTATACACAAGTGTGTTACTGCTCTTTGAAtataggaacaacaaaagtgaagAACCTTGATGATAACATTGGAGCTGTAAATGTAAAGCTGAGCAAGCAAGACCTGGAAGAAATCTCAGCTGCTTTCCCTGCTGGCGAAGTGGCTGGGTCCAGGCTTATGGGGATCCTGGAGCCTTATTCTTGGAGGGTTGCAAACACTCCACATCCAAAGTAGCAGTTTTACAACTTCAGATGCAAATTCAAGATCATATCACCATGTTGTGATGTATTTGTATTCACCCCTGCTTGTTACTTAGTTCATTCAAGGGGGAACTGGAAAGAAACAAGGTTGTCCATACTCTGACAAAACACTGTACCTTGCCAATGGTTTACATGATAAAAATTTGTGTCAACTCAATTTAAGCTCGTTCTGTTGCACATTTCTTTCAATGCGGTTTGAAGAGTGAAATCATGCTTAATGGGTACCATTCATACCAACGTAGTATTTTCCTAGATGACTGAGTGAAATAACTAACACAGTCCAGATACAACTCCCTTTAGTTTTTTTGGCTGGGAAAAGAGAATTTTACTAAATAGATATAGGGATACAATCTATGGCAATGGCTTCAGCAACTTCCTGGGGAAGTTCCTTAGTCATAGTTCAGTTCTACCAAGAACCCTTAGCTTGGCTAGTTCGTGGCTAAAAACATTAACATCTGGGCTAACCTTAGCTATTCTAGTTTCTCTTCCCTTAATGATTCGCGGGTTACATTGACTTCAAATGCATACACTAAACTGTTCGGGGTATTATCTTTGATCAAGTCAACAGCTTCTGCACAGTCCGTCTCAAGGGTGACGTTCAGGTTTATCCAATGCAAGGCCAGGCGCAACCCTCCTTTGATGGCCATGATTTATGCATCCGTATCGTCCCTGCACTGTTGCAGCGCACGGCATGCTATGAAGATGCCAGTGCCTGCTCCATCTCTTGCAAAGGCCCCGTCGACATTGAGTTAGACCTTTCCTTGGCCCGGTGGCGCCCATTTCCACCGTAACTTCTGTTTGTCATCGTCAGCTACAGTAGGGCGCTTAAACCCCTGGACAGTGTCAACCAGGTCCACCATCTTCCCCTTCATGGTGTCTCATCAGGGAATTGTTTGATCATCATTAGCGAATTACCATTAACCGGTGTGAGCCCTAAAAGGAATGGCACGGGCTTGTCATGTGTCATCTCGTTATGTGTATGCCATATCCGACATATCGTCATCAGCGTTGGCACGCTCGTTGCTCGTCAGGCATCAAAACTAGCAGCTGCAGAAGCCATTTCGTCCCTGTATTCATCAGGAGCTCATCTCCGGGGGTGCGGCCAGACTTCACGAGAGCAGAAAATGTACTATGCACGGGACCTCCCGTGCACCATATCACCAGCTTTCAATGTTTCATTGCATATCAATCCAAattacttttctgaaacacaatgaAACTTAATGATACACCACATCACAAATCGTAAAGCACGAAACTAAAGTGAAATCAACAGATGAAACGGGCATGGGAGATCCTGTGAACGGTAGAAAGACATCTCTGCAGACTTCAGTCATCGCCTGCCACTACCACATGTGGCGTGCCTGAGTCCTCTTCCTCTAGACCGCAAACATGGCACAGGCTGGAGGTTGCCATGCCTCTCCTCCCCATGTCGCTTGTGTCGATATTGCATTGCGGTGAATCTTCCAAGTGACCACTTTTTTTCGAGGGAATGCAAATTGTGTGCCATATTTTTATCTATCTTATTATATAGTGTACCAATTTTGAAATTTAAATCCTAAGACTGAAAACTAACATCAACCACCCTCGAGTGGTGGCGGCGGCTTCTTCTCCAGTAAAGTGTTCCTGGCTTCAACCccacctcttgatagtgcggctatctatcctataacccggtctcccaataaTCGCGttcagaccggtaaaaggaaaacctagcaagaccatactttttgccttgtgcatcccgcttgatcttgatgtcaACGCCTTCAAGCTCCATTcatgccggaatgcctcactagaTCATTGTTGGTTCGTAAAAACTCATGATttctcccccatacaccactatgggaaaGGTTACTTGAAGCACATCTTCACACGTCCGTTATCGCCGAATGAACGACAAGCTTCAAACATAAGTTCtcgagatacctaacccacatcgacaacacaaacacacatatatGATGGATTAGCTCATCAAGCATAATTGACAAAGCTTACCCaaccacaagatcacatgatccaaagtggtatgatctttatgcttcatgtgttgaccaacttgaatttaAACTTCACTATTAGTCTTCGTCAACTTTGTTCTTCTCATgttctatcataatatcttgagtaacataaagaactcttcatttcATTGCATGCTTTAAACCTTAGTCAACCATAACTCAACTCATGAGAATATCATGACATCGGCTTAGAGCCATATCTAGATTTCTTCTCTTGAATAACAAACTCCTAAGATCACGATGTCAATATCCAAGGTatgtctttatcttcatggcatccatatttcaatccaacacatggactataaGAAATAACTAGGGAGTATTCCTACATATAAAGTCAAAGAAAACATTAGTACATAAGGAttgccattaattaccaaaacacaCTTAAGGGTAATGTACCCTTACATAAGTTTTTATACATTAGTTTTTTCACACCTCTACTCTAAAAGtaattgttttattgtttgtggtttctttttccagaaaaaATATTAATGCATACTCTTAAAAAACAAGTCGTTTCTCTAATGTTGTTTTGGCCCAGTTCTCTAATATTAGCTTTCGCACCTCT contains:
- the LOC124668607 gene encoding perakine reductase-like isoform X1: MEQSNMAGVKLGTLGLEVSKIGFGCMGLTGVYNAPVPEDAGVAVIRRAFEAGVTFFDTADVYGPHTNEVLLGKALRQLPREKVQVATKCGIAGFDASGMCVKGSPEYVRDCCEASLKRLAVNYIDLYFLHRIDQLVPIEETMGELKKLVEEGKVKYVGLSEASADTIRRAHAVHPVTAVQFEWSLWTRDIEEDIIPLCRELGIGIVPYSPLGRGFFAGRAAVESIPSESLLSKHPRYTGENLEKNKVLYTRLEILSTKYGCSAAQLALAWVLHQGEDVVPIPGTTKVKNLDDNIGAVNVKLSKQDLEEISAAFPAGEVAGSRLMGILEPYSWRVANTPHPK
- the LOC124668607 gene encoding probable aldo-keto reductase 1 isoform X2 produces the protein MEQSNMAGVKLGTLGLEVSKIGFGCMGLTGVYNAPVPEDAGVAVIRRAFEAGVTFFDTADVYGPHTNEVLLGKALRQLPREKVQVATKCGIAGFDASGMCVKGSPEYMGELKKLVEEGKVKYVGLSEASADTIRRAHAVHPVTAVQFEWSLWTRDIEEDIIPLCRELGIGIVPYSPLGRGFFAGRAAVESIPSESLLSKHPRYTGENLEKNKVLYTRLEILSTKYGCSAAQLALAWVLHQGEDVVPIPGTTKVKNLDDNIGAVNVKLSKQDLEEISAAFPAGEVAGSRLMGILEPYSWRVANTPHPK